A genomic segment from Leptospira congkakensis encodes:
- a CDS encoding SRPBCC domain-containing protein, translating to MNGIYHKVGMRAGEKEVMDALITKTGLSNWWTREVNGSFVTGVSSVGESIQFGFGHGNAIEMKVQQLEPKHLLWECTAGPGDWIGSHIDFQLHSGKAPDGERMTILYFRHQDWKEETEFTAHCSMKWATFLLSLRDLVELGVGKPSPDDIKIDDMN from the coding sequence ATGAATGGAATTTACCATAAAGTTGGAATGAGAGCTGGAGAAAAAGAGGTGATGGATGCACTTATCACAAAAACGGGACTAAGCAATTGGTGGACCAGGGAAGTGAACGGTAGTTTTGTTACTGGCGTATCCTCGGTCGGTGAGTCCATTCAGTTTGGATTTGGACATGGAAACGCAATTGAAATGAAAGTTCAGCAGTTAGAACCCAAACATTTGTTATGGGAATGTACCGCCGGTCCTGGTGATTGGATTGGTTCTCATATTGATTTTCAGTTGCATTCGGGAAAGGCACCAGATGGTGAAAGAATGACAATTCTTTATTTCCGTCATCAAGATTGGAAAGAGGAAACGGAGTTTACTGCTCATTGTAGTATGAAATGGGCAACTTTTTTGCTTAGTTTGAGGGATCTTGTAGAACTAGGAGTTGGTAAACCATCACCGGATGATATTAAGATTGATGATATGAATTAA
- a CDS encoding ArsR/SmtB family transcription factor, with amino-acid sequence MVELKRKEQVLDRVFAALADHSRRQMLSRLRKGSLSISELAEPFSMSFAGVAKHIEVLTEAQLVRKVRAPEDGRSYRLELQNQTLIEATNWITYHQEFWTNKLAKLDAFLGEKENEPKDSKSRKKN; translated from the coding sequence ATGGTTGAATTAAAGAGAAAAGAACAAGTTTTGGATCGGGTGTTTGCCGCTCTTGCGGACCATTCAAGAAGGCAAATGTTGTCTCGTCTGCGTAAAGGTTCTTTAAGCATTTCTGAACTCGCAGAGCCTTTTTCGATGTCCTTTGCTGGGGTAGCCAAACATATCGAAGTACTGACTGAAGCGCAACTGGTTCGGAAGGTGCGTGCGCCAGAGGATGGCCGAAGTTATCGTTTGGAGTTGCAAAATCAAACTCTGATTGAGGCAACCAATTGGATTACATATCATCAAGAGTTTTGGACTAACAAATTAGCGAAACTCGACGCATTTTTAGGGGAGAAGGAGAATGAACCAAAAGATTCTAAAAGTAGAAAGAAGAATTAA
- a CDS encoding MarR family winged helix-turn-helix transcriptional regulator, with amino-acid sequence MSPEQWQVLAMLWQKEALSQKQIIELTLQDAPSASKMIGRMELAGLIQVEVSKLDKRATVIRLSAKGLSLEKILPKKILSHFEPILSSIPEKDRKRFLILLKQFRRIFGDDIKK; translated from the coding sequence TTGTCACCAGAGCAGTGGCAGGTATTGGCAATGTTATGGCAAAAGGAAGCTCTTAGTCAGAAGCAAATTATTGAATTGACGTTACAAGATGCTCCTTCTGCTTCCAAAATGATTGGTCGAATGGAGTTAGCTGGACTGATCCAAGTGGAGGTTTCGAAATTAGACAAAAGAGCGACTGTTATTCGTCTTTCTGCGAAAGGTCTGTCGTTAGAAAAAATTTTGCCTAAAAAAATCTTAAGTCACTTCGAACCGATACTAAGCTCGATACCTGAAAAAGATAGAAAAAGATTTTTAATTTTATTAAAACAATTTCGAAGAATTTTTGGCGATGATATCAAAAAGTAG
- a CDS encoding SOS response-associated peptidase family protein has translation MSNLFLNRLISIEDLKVQWENFSAPVDHYVDTYQKFNKVGLAIKPNDTLWYLRQMDKKTILTSGTWGTKQSFTNRLITTTQSEHIYSSPLWKKYSANRCLIPVSAYFEWQMQLSGKKHKFKIEFIDKDSYFGGLWGYNPGDDNTWVTIVTQVANEKTAEIHNYGDNKHRQPIVIRRENRKRWIDPGKNSESEIKNIITQFQQSEIITDDLDYEQTLFG, from the coding sequence ATGTCAAATTTGTTTTTAAACAGATTGATTAGTATCGAGGACCTCAAAGTTCAATGGGAAAATTTCTCGGCACCCGTAGACCATTATGTTGATACATACCAAAAATTTAACAAGGTTGGGTTAGCAATAAAACCAAACGATACTCTTTGGTATTTAAGACAAATGGATAAAAAAACTATTCTAACTTCTGGAACTTGGGGTACTAAACAATCATTTACAAATCGATTAATAACAACTACCCAATCTGAACATATCTACTCTTCTCCTCTTTGGAAAAAATATTCAGCTAATCGATGTTTAATTCCAGTGTCCGCATATTTCGAATGGCAAATGCAACTTAGCGGGAAAAAACATAAATTTAAAATTGAATTTATTGATAAAGATTCCTATTTCGGTGGTCTTTGGGGATACAATCCGGGAGACGATAATACATGGGTCACAATCGTTACGCAAGTTGCTAATGAAAAAACAGCCGAAATTCATAACTATGGAGACAATAAACACAGGCAACCGATTGTAATACGTAGAGAAAATCGAAAACGATGGATTGATCCGGGAAAAAACTCCGAATCAGAAATTAAAAATATAATTACTCAGTTCCAACAAAGTGAAATAATAACAGATGATCTTGACTACGAGCAAACACTGTTTGGCTGA
- a CDS encoding DUF4256 domain-containing protein has product MSKTKKLSPKQSEEIINTLKLRFEKNKNRHNNLEWGKIHSKLESNPDKLWSLNEMENTGGEPDVVGYDKKTNEFIFYDCSAETPKNRRSICYDRKALDSRKENKPKSNALDMAAEMGIKLLSEEEYKDLQKLGNFDTKTSSWILTPQNIRDLGGALFADFRYGTVFIYHNGADSYYAVRGFRGSLRV; this is encoded by the coding sequence ATGAGTAAAACAAAAAAATTATCTCCTAAACAATCTGAAGAGATCATAAATACATTAAAACTTCGTTTTGAAAAGAATAAAAACCGCCATAATAATTTAGAATGGGGAAAGATACATAGTAAACTGGAATCAAATCCCGATAAGTTATGGTCACTCAATGAAATGGAAAATACGGGAGGAGAACCAGACGTTGTTGGTTACGATAAAAAAACAAATGAATTTATCTTCTATGATTGTTCCGCAGAAACTCCCAAGAATAGGAGAAGTATTTGTTATGATCGAAAAGCACTTGATTCTAGAAAGGAAAACAAACCTAAAAGTAATGCCTTAGATATGGCAGCAGAAATGGGTATTAAATTATTATCAGAGGAAGAATATAAAGATTTACAAAAACTAGGAAACTTCGATACCAAAACATCAAGTTGGATCTTAACACCTCAAAACATTAGAGACCTTGGTGGAGCCTTATTCGCAGATTTTCGCTATGGTACTGTCTTTATATACCATAACGGTGCTGATTCATATTATGCGGTCAGAGGTTTCCGAGGTTCTCTCCGAGTTTAA
- a CDS encoding SRPBCC family protein — protein MNQKILKVERRINADPTKVFQAWLNVEDFAQWFLSGEGIGIESVTMDPRPGGKFLINMSLDGKILPHEGEYIVIEKPHKLVFTWRSHATENRDTLVTVTFKELRDLNEKNSKENQKFNTLVTLIHEELISDIQIKMHNHGWTNILDSLSGWIT, from the coding sequence ATGAACCAAAAGATTCTAAAAGTAGAAAGAAGAATTAATGCTGATCCAACAAAAGTATTTCAAGCATGGCTCAATGTTGAAGATTTTGCGCAATGGTTTTTGTCAGGAGAGGGAATAGGTATTGAATCTGTAACAATGGATCCAAGACCAGGTGGGAAATTTTTAATCAACATGAGCCTGGATGGTAAAATTCTTCCACATGAAGGAGAATACATTGTCATTGAAAAACCTCATAAGCTTGTTTTCACATGGCGCTCCCATGCTACCGAAAATCGAGATACACTGGTTACTGTTACTTTTAAAGAATTAAGAGATTTGAATGAAAAAAATTCAAAGGAAAATCAAAAATTTAATACGCTTGTGACTTTAATACATGAAGAACTGATCAGCGATATTCAAATCAAGATGCACAATCATGGTTGGACAAATATACTAGATAGTTTAAGCGGGTGGATCACTTAA
- a CDS encoding DoxX family membrane protein, whose amino-acid sequence MKRIDFCFRVLLGIVFILFGCSKFYAFMPTPPMTPEAANFIGAIITTGYLWKLVGFLEIFGGILILFNKTTILGLVILSPIIINIILYLGFLQYKVGPAPFMMIFFLISSTSVLAWQRKNQWIRLFNF is encoded by the coding sequence ATGAAACGAATTGATTTTTGTTTTAGAGTGTTACTAGGTATTGTTTTTATTCTGTTTGGATGTAGCAAGTTTTATGCGTTTATGCCAACGCCACCGATGACTCCAGAAGCTGCAAATTTTATCGGAGCCATTATCACTACTGGTTACTTATGGAAATTGGTAGGATTTTTAGAAATTTTTGGCGGTATACTCATCCTCTTCAATAAAACAACTATCCTTGGTTTAGTAATTCTTTCACCAATTATAATCAATATCATTCTTTACTTAGGTTTTTTACAATATAAGGTTGGACCGGCACCATTTATGATGATATTTTTTTTAATCTCAAGCACAAGTGTTTTGGCTTGGCAAAGAAAAAATCAATGGATAAGATTATTCAATTTTTGA